A section of the Citrus sinensis cultivar Valencia sweet orange chromosome 8, DVS_A1.0, whole genome shotgun sequence genome encodes:
- the LOC107178173 gene encoding protein PELPK1-like, translating to MAYQSFPSFFLTLLLVTLSSMWYNINIVDARHLLEVALPEIPKPELPKVELPPFPKPELPKVELPPLSKPELPKVELPPLTKPELPEIPKPELPKVPELPEFPKPALPKKLEVPEIPKPELPELPEFPEIPKPELPELPELPSFPHLPEFPKPTHSTSNP from the coding sequence ATGGCTTATCAATCTTTtccatcttttttcttaacaCTTTTACTTGTTACCCTCTCGTCAATGTGGTACAATATTAATATAGTAGATGCTCGACACCTTCTGGAGGTAGCATTGCCAGAAATACCCAAGCCCGAACTGCCTAAAGTTGAGTTACCTCCATTCCCGAAACCTGAATTGCCTAAAGTTGAATTACCTCCATTGTCGAAGCCTGAATTACCTAAAGTTGAATTGCCACCGCTAACAAAACCTGAATTGCCTGAGATTCCAAAACCTGAGCTCCCAAAAGTCCCTGAATTGCCTGAATTTCCAAAACCTGCGTTACCAAAGAAACTTGAAGTGCCAGAGATTCCAAAACCTGAGCTACCAGAACTTCCTGAATTTCCAGAGATTCCAAAGCCAGAGCTGCCGGAACTTCCTGAACTGCCTTCTTTTCCTCATCTTCCTGAATTTCCTAAGCCAACTCATTCAACTTCTAATCCGTAA